Proteins encoded within one genomic window of uncultured Desulfobacter sp.:
- the tssE gene encoding type VI secretion system baseplate subunit TssE — protein MADHIKKEMLQPSLLERLKDNEPGKQTEPHDKSIMSFRRLRASVLQDLNWLLNAICFETGEEELKAYPEVRKSVFNFGIRNFSGLTAGSKSDEVLERAIEEAILNFEPRIIPQSLRVHVVGEEELDSPDFKASHYDEHRYPNIVVFKIEGDLWAEPMPEHLYLKSVLDLELGQIEVKDDT, from the coding sequence ATGGCTGATCACATTAAAAAAGAAATGCTGCAGCCCTCACTTTTAGAACGGCTCAAAGACAACGAGCCCGGCAAACAGACCGAGCCCCATGACAAAAGCATCATGTCTTTCCGCAGACTGAGAGCTTCGGTGCTGCAGGATTTGAACTGGCTTTTGAACGCCATCTGTTTTGAAACAGGAGAGGAAGAACTTAAAGCGTATCCTGAGGTCAGAAAATCTGTGTTCAATTTTGGGATCCGTAATTTTTCAGGTCTGACGGCCGGCAGTAAAAGTGACGAGGTGCTGGAGCGGGCCATTGAAGAGGCCATTCTCAATTTTGAACCCCGGATTATTCCCCAGTCCCTCAGGGTGCACGTGGTAGGTGAAGAAGAACTGGATTCGCCTGATTTTAAAGCCAGTCATTATGACGAGCACCGTTATCCCAATATTGTGGTTTTCAAAATCGAGGGAGATCTTTGGGCAGAGCCCATGCCTGAGCATCTTTACCTTAAATCTGTTCTGGATCTGGAATTGGGACAGATAGAAGTAAAGGACGACACCTAA
- a CDS encoding type VI secretion system accessory protein TagJ, which produces MMLAEEYFQKGDLESALGKLTEQIRSRPENSRDRIFLFQLLVVNGEWQRALTQLDVLADLDPGTLPMVHLYRQAIACEKLRTEIFAGRCQPTIFGEPTQWMALLLEALKLTAENQYDQAQLMRNEAFELARESSGEIDGNSFKWIADADTRMGPVLEVIVKGNYYWVPFERIQSITVEPPEDLRDFVWLPAYFTWENSGQIYGLIPSRYPGSQLSADSAIRLAKKTAWEEVADGVYHGKGQRMLATDQADYPLLDIRQLNTDGQEVSKG; this is translated from the coding sequence ATGATGCTTGCAGAAGAGTATTTTCAAAAAGGTGACTTAGAAAGTGCCCTGGGAAAGCTGACAGAGCAGATCCGCAGCCGGCCGGAAAACAGCCGGGACCGTATTTTTCTTTTTCAACTGCTGGTTGTGAACGGTGAGTGGCAGCGCGCCCTGACTCAACTGGATGTCCTTGCCGACCTGGACCCGGGAACTTTGCCCATGGTACATCTTTACCGGCAGGCCATTGCATGTGAGAAATTAAGAACCGAAATTTTTGCCGGACGTTGTCAGCCGACCATCTTCGGTGAGCCGACCCAGTGGATGGCGTTGCTGCTGGAAGCCCTTAAGCTGACGGCTGAAAATCAATATGATCAAGCCCAATTGATGCGCAATGAAGCGTTTGAACTGGCCCGGGAAAGTTCAGGTGAAATTGACGGCAATTCGTTTAAATGGATAGCCGATGCAGATACCAGGATGGGGCCTGTCCTTGAAGTGATTGTCAAAGGCAATTATTATTGGGTGCCCTTTGAAAGAATCCAAAGCATCACGGTTGAGCCACCCGAAGATCTGCGCGACTTTGTATGGCTGCCGGCTTATTTTACATGGGAAAACAGCGGTCAAATCTATGGACTCATCCCGTCACGGTATCCCGGTTCGCAGCTCTCTGCTGATTCCGCCATCCGGCTGGCCAAAAAGACGGCGTGGGAAGAGGTGGCCGACGGGGTATATCACGGCAAAGGTCAGAGAATGCTGGCCACCGATCAGGCCGATTATCCCCTGCTGGATATCCGACAACTTAATACGGATGGGCAGGAGGTAAGCAAGGGCTGA
- the tssF gene encoding type VI secretion system baseplate subunit TssF: protein MDPNLLRYYNRELRYIRAMGGEFAKEFPKIAGRLGLGEFECEDPYVERLLEGFAFLAARVRLKVDAQFPKFTQHLLEMVYPHFLSPLPSMAVVRMEPDFDESALSRGEVIPRGEELRSLISKEEQTACKYRTAHEVTLWPLKLTEAEYLVGAGAVAGLGVPIRKGVKGGLRIKLETTAGLSFNALSLDRLPIFLQGEEIAFQLYEHLVANLLDVVVRPSLRPVSWQKTLPASAVNGIGFEEAQAMLPYTARSFRGYRLLQEYFALPQRFLFVEIAGLGKAVKRCEGRELELIFQFDRINLELSRVVLPSHFALFCTPVINLFPKTTDRIHLTHKTNEYHIVPDRNKPLDFEVFQVSSVNGYGTQAESLMEFQPFYKIRDAQVGQEKQAFYTTNREPRRVSDSERRSRPRFRYVGSEMFISLVDADEAPFGHDLKQIGLKVLCTNRDLPLHMPVGIGQTDFSLASGAPVTSIRCVAGPTFPKASPAHQSTSWKLISHLSLNYLSLTNNDREKGAAALRQILSLYGDISGSEIKKQIEGIRAVKTEPVTRRLPVPGPICFGRGLEVTIEFDESAFQGSGIIILGAVLKHFFERYTSINSFTETVITTMERGQIIRWPARIGTRHTL from the coding sequence ATGGATCCGAATCTTCTCAGATATTACAACCGTGAATTGCGGTACATCCGTGCAATGGGGGGGGAATTTGCAAAAGAATTTCCAAAGATTGCCGGACGATTAGGACTGGGCGAATTTGAATGCGAAGATCCTTATGTAGAACGTCTCCTGGAAGGGTTTGCTTTTCTGGCCGCCAGGGTCCGGTTGAAAGTTGACGCGCAATTCCCTAAGTTTACCCAGCATCTTCTGGAAATGGTTTATCCTCATTTCCTTTCGCCCTTACCGTCCATGGCTGTGGTCCGCATGGAACCGGATTTTGATGAAAGTGCCTTGAGCAGAGGCGAGGTGATTCCCCGGGGTGAAGAACTGCGCAGCCTGATCAGCAAAGAAGAACAGACTGCCTGCAAATACCGTACGGCCCATGAGGTGACCCTCTGGCCTTTGAAGCTGACGGAAGCGGAATATCTTGTTGGTGCCGGTGCCGTTGCCGGGTTGGGCGTTCCTATCCGCAAAGGGGTGAAAGGCGGGTTAAGGATCAAACTGGAAACAACGGCAGGTCTTTCGTTCAATGCGCTTTCCCTTGACCGGCTTCCCATATTTTTACAGGGGGAAGAGATTGCTTTTCAGCTGTATGAACACCTAGTGGCCAACCTTCTGGATGTGGTAGTCCGTCCGTCTTTGCGTCCGGTATCGTGGCAGAAAACCCTGCCGGCTTCTGCCGTAAACGGCATTGGATTTGAAGAAGCCCAGGCCATGCTGCCATATACAGCTCGTTCTTTTCGAGGATACCGGTTACTTCAGGAGTATTTCGCCTTGCCCCAGCGGTTCCTGTTTGTTGAGATTGCAGGTCTGGGAAAAGCGGTGAAACGTTGTGAGGGCAGGGAACTTGAACTGATTTTTCAGTTCGACCGAATTAATTTGGAGCTGTCCCGGGTGGTTTTGCCGTCCCATTTCGCGTTGTTTTGCACGCCGGTCATCAATTTGTTTCCCAAAACCACCGACCGCATTCATCTGACACACAAAACCAATGAATACCATATTGTTCCGGATCGCAACAAACCTCTGGATTTTGAGGTGTTCCAGGTGTCCAGTGTGAACGGCTATGGTACGCAAGCAGAAAGCCTGATGGAATTTCAGCCGTTTTATAAAATCAGGGACGCACAAGTCGGGCAGGAAAAACAAGCCTTTTACACGACCAATCGCGAACCGCGCCGGGTGTCTGACAGTGAACGGCGGTCCCGGCCCCGCTTCAGATATGTGGGCAGTGAAATGTTTATCTCGCTGGTGGATGCCGATGAAGCGCCGTTTGGTCACGACTTGAAACAAATCGGGCTTAAAGTGTTGTGCACCAACCGGGATTTACCCCTGCACATGCCCGTCGGCATCGGGCAGACCGATTTTTCCCTGGCATCCGGTGCGCCGGTTACATCGATCCGCTGCGTGGCAGGTCCGACATTCCCCAAAGCATCCCCGGCCCATCAGTCAACGTCCTGGAAACTGATCAGCCATCTGTCTCTCAATTATCTTTCACTGACCAATAACGACAGGGAGAAGGGGGCCGCCGCCCTGAGACAGATCCTTTCGCTGTACGGGGATATCAGCGGCTCTGAAATTAAAAAGCAGATTGAAGGGATACGCGCTGTAAAAACAGAACCGGTTACCCGGCGCCTTCCGGTTCCGGGACCCATATGCTTTGGCAGGGGGCTGGAAGTGACCATTGAATTTGACGAGTCCGCTTTCCAGGGCAGCGGTATCATCATTTTGGGGGCGGTTCTTAAACATTTTTTTGAACGCTATACCAGCATTAACTCTTTTACGGAAACAGTCATTACAACCATGGAACGGGGGCAGATCATTCGATGGCCGGCACGAATCGGAACACGCCATACGCTTTAG
- a CDS encoding type VI secretion system tube protein Hcp, producing the protein MAFDCLLKINGVDGESKIDGHEDEIDVLAWSWGMSQSGTMHSGGGGGAGKVNIQDISLTKHVDKSTPELMRACCNGEHFDEAILIVRKAGKEPIDYLKVTMTKVLITSLSTGGSGGEDRITENVSLNFAKMETAYTPQKDDGTGDAEITMNWDIEKNIEE; encoded by the coding sequence ATGGCTTTTGATTGTCTTTTAAAAATTAATGGTGTGGATGGCGAGTCCAAGATTGACGGACATGAAGATGAGATTGATGTCCTTGCCTGGAGCTGGGGAATGTCTCAATCCGGCACAATGCACTCGGGTGGTGGCGGCGGTGCCGGAAAAGTCAATATACAGGATATTTCACTGACAAAACATGTTGACAAGTCAACGCCTGAGTTGATGAGGGCTTGCTGCAACGGCGAGCATTTTGATGAAGCGATTCTGATTGTCCGGAAGGCCGGTAAGGAGCCTATTGACTATTTGAAAGTCACCATGACTAAGGTGCTGATAACCTCCCTGAGCACAGGCGGCAGCGGCGGTGAAGACCGGATTACAGAGAATGTCTCTTTGAATTTTGCCAAAATGGAGACCGCCTATACCCCCCAGAAAGACGATGGGACAGGCGATGCGGAAATTACGATGAATTGGGATATTGAAAAAAACATTGAGGAATAA
- the tssB gene encoding type VI secretion system contractile sheath small subunit: MAQSSQKFIGRNRPPRVQIEYDVELYGAEKKIQIPFVMGVMADLAGKPRPDEPVTPVPDRKFLDIDADNFTDRLKAMRPHAAFRVPNTITGEGEIAVDLTFESLEDFSPEAIARNVDGLKQLLEARTQLDTLLTQMDGKTGAEDLIADLIQDETLQKALTSAQGQDTAGESPDNESSESKE; this comes from the coding sequence ATGGCCCAAAGCAGCCAGAAATTCATCGGTCGTAATCGGCCCCCGCGCGTCCAGATTGAGTACGATGTAGAACTTTACGGTGCTGAGAAAAAGATTCAAATTCCGTTTGTAATGGGAGTCATGGCGGATCTGGCAGGCAAACCCAGGCCTGATGAGCCGGTCACACCGGTCCCGGACCGAAAATTTTTAGATATTGATGCCGATAATTTTACGGACCGGCTTAAAGCCATGAGGCCTCACGCTGCTTTCAGGGTTCCCAATACCATTACCGGCGAAGGCGAAATCGCCGTTGATCTGACCTTCGAGAGCCTGGAAGATTTCTCTCCGGAGGCGATTGCCCGTAATGTAGATGGGTTGAAGCAATTGCTGGAGGCCCGTACTCAGCTGGACACCCTTTTAACGCAGATGGATGGAAAAACCGGTGCGGAGGATCTCATCGCAGATTTGATTCAGGATGAGACCCTGCAAAAGGCCCTGACATCGGCTCAGGGGCAGGATACTGCCGGTGAATCACCTGATAACGAATCTTCTGAATCCAAGGAGTAA
- the tagF gene encoding type VI secretion system-associated protein TagF produces the protein MYGKIPILGDFVSRGLPADFIHAWDAWLQDSIAASQQVLGTEWLDIFLTSPIWRFCLSSGVCGEKAWAGVLIPSVDRVGRYFPLTLAVSISEKTTVSRLLIQAGKWFEQVENIALSALQDDFDMSRFDEERHHIHFPVIRPYDGCQNNPEGALYVDMETMGGTEQALADLSSGLMDKFMTEYSIWTTAGSKDVRPCLRVYELLPPASAFSTFLTDGTNTIRENRIEPN, from the coding sequence ATGTATGGCAAAATTCCGATATTGGGAGATTTTGTTTCCCGGGGACTGCCTGCCGATTTTATACACGCGTGGGATGCATGGCTCCAGGATTCCATTGCGGCAAGCCAACAGGTTTTGGGGACAGAATGGTTGGATATTTTTTTGACCAGCCCCATTTGGAGATTTTGCCTCAGTTCCGGTGTTTGTGGCGAAAAGGCATGGGCCGGGGTGCTGATTCCCAGTGTTGACAGGGTGGGGCGGTATTTCCCTTTGACCCTGGCAGTATCAATATCAGAAAAAACGACTGTTTCCCGGCTGCTGATCCAGGCCGGAAAATGGTTTGAGCAGGTCGAAAATATTGCGCTTTCAGCGCTGCAGGATGATTTTGACATGTCACGGTTTGATGAAGAAAGGCATCATATCCACTTTCCTGTCATCAGGCCGTATGACGGCTGCCAAAATAATCCGGAGGGGGCGTTGTATGTTGACATGGAGACGATGGGGGGGACGGAACAAGCCCTGGCAGATTTAAGCAGTGGCCTTATGGATAAATTTATGACAGAATACAGTATCTGGACTACAGCCGGTTCCAAGGACGTCAGGCCATGTCTGCGGGTGTATGAGTTACTGCCGCCGGCATCCGCATTTTCAACTTTCTTGACGGATGGAACGAACACCATAAGGGAGAACCGCATTGAGCCGAATTGA
- the tssA gene encoding type VI secretion system protein TssA → MSRIDLESLLKEISPEAPSGEEASSVDLSELSRNTEPKQDPDGKVLSKPNWKEIQKTALELLGNTHDLRLAVILARALIEVQGISGLYDGLRLIRGFIEQYWDTVYPLLDVEDDNDPTERINVLWELNDDNRFISPIMRIPLCDSTKMGRYGLRDIHIANKIIKPVATDEEAGKELPGIQLIDAAFKDSDPEILQKTQRDVDNALKEVNALKKVLDEKVGPEDSVKFEQLVNVLENVNKIMADRIGQAPQISDEQNRDENTNISQPDQIVSAPVSMNPGPITSRRDIHRMLDVICEYYAENEPASPVPLLLKRAGRLVEKNFMEILEDMAPDSVKKIQSLVGVTEAAKEKKSKE, encoded by the coding sequence TTGAGCCGAATTGACCTGGAGAGTCTGCTGAAAGAAATCTCGCCTGAAGCGCCTTCGGGAGAGGAAGCATCCTCTGTCGATCTGTCCGAGCTTTCGCGAAATACAGAACCAAAGCAAGACCCGGATGGAAAGGTGTTGAGTAAGCCAAACTGGAAAGAGATCCAAAAAACGGCACTGGAACTGTTGGGAAATACCCATGACCTGAGACTTGCCGTTATTTTGGCCAGGGCTTTGATAGAAGTACAGGGGATTTCCGGCCTATATGATGGTTTGCGGTTGATTCGTGGATTCATTGAACAGTATTGGGATACTGTTTATCCTCTGCTTGATGTTGAGGATGACAACGATCCCACCGAACGGATTAATGTATTGTGGGAACTTAATGACGATAATCGTTTTATTTCCCCCATCATGAGGATACCCTTATGCGATTCCACGAAAATGGGGCGTTACGGGTTACGTGATATTCATATTGCCAACAAAATAATAAAACCTGTGGCCACAGATGAGGAGGCGGGGAAAGAACTCCCTGGAATACAATTAATTGATGCGGCGTTTAAGGATTCTGATCCCGAAATCCTGCAAAAAACACAGCGTGATGTTGATAATGCGTTAAAAGAGGTGAACGCCCTTAAAAAAGTATTGGATGAAAAAGTTGGGCCGGAGGATTCCGTTAAGTTTGAGCAACTTGTCAATGTTTTGGAAAATGTTAACAAAATTATGGCCGACCGGATCGGGCAGGCGCCCCAAATTTCAGATGAGCAAAACAGGGATGAAAATACCAATATTTCGCAACCGGATCAAATTGTCTCCGCACCTGTTTCCATGAATCCGGGGCCCATAACAAGCAGGCGTGACATTCACCGGATGCTGGACGTGATTTGCGAATACTATGCCGAGAATGAGCCGGCCAGTCCCGTCCCTTTACTGTTGAAGCGCGCCGGCAGGCTGGTGGAAAAAAATTTTATGGAAATTCTTGAGGATATGGCGCCTGACAGTGTGAAAAAGATACAAAGCCTTGTAGGAGTAACAGAGGCAGCAAAAGAAAAAAAATCAAAAGAATAG
- the tssC gene encoding type VI secretion system contractile sheath large subunit yields MTEQETTSGIEKEAQVLEPDDFASLLQKEFKPKSDRAKDEVESAVRTLAEYVLKDTKLVSSNAVNTIEAIKAAIDQKLTEQINQILHHPDFQQLEGAWRGLHHLINNTETDEMLKIRVLNISKNELSKTLKKFKGVRWDQSPIFKKIYGEGLDLLGGEPFGCLVGDYFFDHSSQDVELLGEMAKIAAASHSPFISGAAESVMQMSDWKELMDPADLSKRFEGADYAEWRALRESEDSRYIGLAMPRFLARRPYGAKAEPVERFDFEEDTEGADSGKYCWANSAYAMATNITRSFKLYGWCSRIRGVEAGGAVENLPVHSFPTDDGGVDMKCPTEIAIGQRREAELAKLGFMPLLHKQNSNFAAFIGAQSLQKPFEYDDPDATANANLSARLPYLFACCRFAHYLKAIVYNKVGTFKEADDMQRWLNKWIMQYVVGNPASAGEREKCRKPLAAAEIKVEEVEGNPGYYTSTFHLRPHYQLEGLTVSLRLVSKLPSGKA; encoded by the coding sequence ATGACCGAACAGGAAACCACCAGCGGGATCGAGAAAGAAGCACAGGTGCTTGAGCCCGATGATTTTGCATCTTTGCTGCAAAAGGAATTCAAACCAAAATCAGACCGGGCAAAGGATGAAGTGGAAAGTGCCGTACGAACCCTGGCCGAGTATGTGCTTAAAGATACAAAGCTTGTTTCTTCCAATGCCGTCAACACCATCGAAGCCATTAAGGCCGCTATTGACCAGAAGCTCACCGAGCAGATCAACCAGATTCTTCATCACCCGGATTTCCAGCAGCTGGAAGGCGCATGGCGCGGGCTTCATCACCTCATCAACAATACCGAAACAGATGAAATGTTGAAAATCCGGGTGTTGAACATCAGCAAAAATGAGCTTTCCAAGACCCTCAAAAAGTTTAAAGGGGTCCGGTGGGACCAGAGTCCCATCTTTAAAAAAATATACGGGGAAGGGCTGGATCTTCTCGGTGGTGAACCGTTTGGGTGTCTTGTTGGCGATTATTTTTTTGATCATAGTTCCCAGGATGTTGAGTTGCTGGGTGAAATGGCGAAAATTGCTGCCGCCAGCCATTCGCCCTTTATCAGCGGTGCTGCCGAGAGCGTCATGCAGATGAGCGACTGGAAAGAACTGATGGATCCGGCTGATTTGTCTAAACGCTTTGAGGGGGCTGATTATGCAGAATGGCGGGCCTTGAGGGAATCGGAAGATTCCCGATATATCGGGCTTGCCATGCCCAGGTTTCTGGCACGCCGCCCCTATGGTGCAAAAGCAGAGCCCGTTGAGAGATTTGATTTTGAAGAAGATACCGAAGGTGCAGACAGCGGTAAGTACTGTTGGGCCAATTCCGCCTATGCCATGGCCACCAATATTACCCGGTCCTTCAAGCTCTACGGATGGTGCTCTCGGATTCGAGGCGTGGAGGCCGGCGGTGCTGTGGAAAATCTGCCGGTGCACTCCTTTCCCACGGATGATGGCGGTGTGGATATGAAATGCCCTACGGAAATAGCCATTGGGCAGAGACGGGAGGCAGAACTTGCAAAATTGGGTTTTATGCCGTTGCTCCATAAGCAAAATTCAAATTTTGCTGCGTTCATTGGGGCCCAGTCCCTTCAAAAGCCCTTTGAGTACGACGATCCGGATGCCACAGCCAATGCAAATTTGTCCGCCCGTCTGCCCTATCTGTTTGCCTGCTGCCGTTTTGCCCATTACCTGAAAGCCATTGTCTATAACAAAGTGGGCACGTTCAAAGAAGCCGATGACATGCAGCGGTGGCTGAACAAATGGATTATGCAGTACGTGGTCGGTAACCCCGCCAGTGCAGGAGAAAGAGAAAAATGCCGTAAACCGTTGGCGGCTGCTGAAATCAAAGTCGAAGAGGTGGAGGGTAACCCGGGTTATTATACCTCGACCTTTCATTTAAGGCCTCACTACCAGTTAGAAGGTTTGACTGTTTCCCTGCGGCTGGTTTCCAAACTGCCGTCGGGAAAAGCATGA